From a region of the Impatiens glandulifera chromosome 4, dImpGla2.1, whole genome shotgun sequence genome:
- the LOC124934249 gene encoding peroxisome biogenesis protein 19-2-like → MADDLDQLFDSALDDFQNLNLISSQRDGDGEAKKSDGISTSGEVQGLVMGLPDLRSKKKGKQKVSKDSHVSEALDQLRAHTKEAVKGLESVSGPRDASIDDFSKDPMMEDWVKQFEELAGSQDMESIVETMMQQLLSKEILNEPMKEIGERYPKWLEDNKSKLSKDEFDRYSNQYELIKDLNIVYETEPDNFTKIVELMQKMQECGQPPNDIVKELAPDFDLSNLGQLSPEMLDAQQNCCVM, encoded by the exons ATGGCCGACGATCTTGATCAACTCTTTGACA GCGCTTTGGACGATTTCCAGAATCTCAATCTCATTTCTTCTCAGAG GGATGGAGATGGGGAGGCTAAGAAATCAGATGGCATCTCTACGTCTGGTGAAGTTCAAGGATTGGTTATGGGTTTGCCTGATTTAAGAAGCAAGAAGAAGGGTAAGCAAAAGGTTTCTAAGGATTCTCATGTTTCTGAAGCTCTTGATCAGCTGAGAGCCCACACTAAAGAGGCTGTTAAGGGTCTGGAGTCTGTATCAGGACCAAGGGATGCTTCAATAGATGACTTTTCCAAGGATCCAATGATGGAGGATTGGGTTAAGCAATTTGAGGAACTTGCTGGCTCTCAG GATATGGAATCTATTGTGGAGACAATGATGCAACAGCTATTGTCTAAAGAAATTCTGAATGAACCTATGAAAGAGATTGGAGAAAGATATCCAAAGTGGTTGGAAGATAACAAGTCGAAGTTAAGCAAAGATGAATTTGATCGTTACTCAAACCAATATGAACTGATTAAAGATCTAAACATAGTATACGAAACCGAGCCAGATAACTTCACCAAGATTGTTGAGCTTATGCAGAAGATGCAAGAATGTGGTCAACCGCCTAATGATATTGTAAAAGAACTTGCTCCTGATTTTGATCTGTCAAACCTTGGACAACT ATCCCCCGAGATGCTCGATGCTCAACAGAATTGTTGTGTGATGTGA